A DNA window from Haloactinospora alba contains the following coding sequences:
- a CDS encoding DUF6104 family protein: protein MYYTDRGLEELENRRGEEQVSLSWLADQLRVFTDLNPEFETAVDRLATWLARLDDEDEEE, encoded by the coding sequence ATGTACTACACGGACCGCGGTCTGGAGGAACTGGAGAACCGCCGCGGCGAGGAGCAGGTGTCGCTGTCCTGGCTCGCCGACCAGCTGCGCGTGTTCACCGACCTCAATCCGGAGTTCGAGACCGCCGTCGACCGGTTGGCCACGTGGCTGGCCCGGCTGGACGACGAGGACGAGGAGGAGTGA
- a CDS encoding DUF4097 family beta strand repeat-containing protein has product MARWTIDQPATRTLDGIVALRVRIIGGHVNILPTDDPVTFEVSDITGEPILATHEAGILTITYEDLTGSGFLERLRPAQLSGYKGVQRRSATVNVRVPPDCPVEVTTLSAPVVAAGLTAKTHLRTASGDITLDNINGEVEANTVSGSFAGRDLHGILRFNSVSGQAAVAGGRLAEMSGKTASGQFLADVDLAASSRVRLASVSGEVALRVPADTSAGVELRSATGNVQSAFGLDRSSPPGRTNLSGKIGDGIDPSNISVTTVSGAVSLLRRAADAPAAIPTGRE; this is encoded by the coding sequence ATGGCGCGTTGGACCATCGACCAGCCGGCGACCCGGACGCTCGACGGCATCGTCGCGCTGCGCGTCCGGATCATCGGCGGTCATGTCAACATCCTGCCCACGGATGACCCGGTGACCTTCGAGGTCTCCGACATCACCGGGGAGCCGATCCTCGCCACCCACGAGGCCGGCATCCTCACCATCACCTACGAGGACCTCACCGGGAGCGGTTTCCTGGAGCGGCTGCGCCCGGCGCAGCTGTCCGGGTACAAGGGGGTGCAGCGCCGCTCCGCCACGGTCAACGTGCGGGTACCGCCCGACTGCCCCGTGGAGGTCACCACACTGTCGGCGCCGGTCGTCGCCGCGGGGTTGACCGCCAAGACCCACCTACGCACCGCATCCGGGGACATCACCCTGGACAACATCAACGGTGAGGTGGAGGCCAACACCGTCTCCGGCAGCTTCGCCGGCCGGGACCTGCACGGCATCCTGCGGTTCAACAGCGTGAGCGGCCAGGCCGCGGTGGCGGGCGGCAGGCTGGCGGAGATGTCCGGGAAGACCGCCTCGGGGCAGTTCCTGGCCGATGTCGACCTCGCCGCCTCCTCCCGGGTGCGGCTCGCGTCGGTGTCCGGCGAGGTGGCCCTGCGCGTTCCCGCCGACACCTCGGCCGGTGTCGAACTGCGGTCGGCCACCGGCAACGTGCAGTCCGCGTTCGGTCTGGACCGCAGCTCCCCGCCCGGGCGCACCAACCTCAGTGGGAAAATCGGCGACGGTATCGACCCCTCGAACATCAGCGTGACCACCGTCTCCGGCGCGGTTTCCCTGCTACGCCGCGCCGCCGACGCGCCGGCCGCCATACCCACGGGTCGCGAGTGA